GGGGCCTACCGTGATTTTTCAGATAGGTGTCGGCGCCCATTGCTTCGATCTGCCCTTCGATCAATGCCTCGAACGGGCGCAGCAACGGCGCGAACGAAGTGGCCGGTTCAAGGACTTCCAACGCCTGCACAATGGCCTCAAGGGTCGACAAGGCTCCCGGCCCCGGCGCCTTGCGCAACCGGTAACGTGACACTGCGCCTTCGGGCAGCGTGATACGTGGCAACTGCGCCAGCAACGGGTTGAGGTGCAGCAACTTGCGCGCCTTGCGCCACGTGCCGTCGGGCACCACCAACAACAGTGGCAGGTCATCCCCTAGCGGGGCATGGGCAGTGATCAACTGCGCGCCCTCCCCCGGAAACAACAAACGCGCCCGATACCCGGGCGGGTTGAGCAGCGTGGCCAGATCCTCGAACACCTCACCCACTCGCAACTCGGCGTTGGTCAAACCCAATGCCGCCAGCCGGGCCGTATTCAGCGCGTGGTTGACCTCACTCGGGTGCTGCAACAGCAATACCCGGGTACGGCTTTCAAGCTGTGGGATCAGTTCGCACAAGCAGTGAGTTTGCGGGCGCAAGCAGCGAGGGCATTGGGCTCGTGACATGGGAATAAAGCTCTCGTTCAAGGTTGATTAAGCTGTGCTTTGAGCAGGTCGCGAAAGGTTTGAATCAGCGGCTCACGACTGCGACCACGGCGCACGATCATCGAGAACGGTGCCTGATAGCCAAAGGTCGCGGGGAGCAGCACACGCAGGTCGCCCTTCTCTACCCAGGGTTCTGCGTAATGCTCGGGCAAGTAGCCAATGTAAGCGCCCGAAAGCACCAGAATCAGCTGTGCTTCCATACTGTCCACCGTCGCCGCACTGTGCTTGAAGCCGTGGCGCGCCAGCTCGGCCTGGCTCCAATAGCCGCGACCGACCATCCTCTGCTGAGTAATCACCTGCTCGGGAATGCGTCGCTCGCTGAACAGGGGGTGCCGCGCGCTGCAGTACAACCAGTGTTGCTCCCGATACAGCGGCTGATAGACCAACCCGCTCATGCGTGTCGAAAATGCACCGATGGCCAGATCCAGGCGGTTGTCTTGCACGCCGAGTTGCAATTCATACGGGCTCATCACTGATAAATGCAGGTGCACCGCCGGGTGCTCCTGACTATAGGCACCAATGGCCTCGGCAAAGGGCAAGGCCTTGTCGCTGACCGTGGAGTCGATAACCCCCAGGTTCAAAGTGCCCCGCAGTTCACCCTTGAGCGCTGCGGCGTACTGCTCAAAACCTTCCAGCTCACCCAGCAGGCGCAGTGTTTCCTGATGAAACAGCTCGCCCTTGCTGGTAAGGCTGAATCCGCCACGCCCGCGATGGCACAGCACCAGGCCCAGATTGGCCTCGAGCTGGCTCATATAGGTGCTGATGGCCGAGGTAGAGAGGTTTAGCGCCTGCTGCGCATTGGCAAAACCCTGATGCCTGACCACGCTGGCAAATATTCGTAATAGTTTCAGATCGGGTAATGCGCTGGCCATCAATCACTCACTTGCCACTGCGGGAGCGGGCTTGCTCGCGATACAGGCGGGCTTGGGAATCAGAGTCTACCGCCATTAGTTTAGAAAAACCTGAACTAAGTATTTGCCCACAGGGATTCTTCCCGCCTCGCACCTTTCGCAGAATCGAGCGCCATAACCACAACAAACGACGAGGCTTATCCCGTGGACAAAATTCTTCATCAACCACTGGGCGGCAACGAAATGCCGCGCTTCGCCGGCATCGCCACCATGCTGCGCCTGCCTCACCTGCAGTCGGCCAAAGGCCTGGACGCGGCCTTTATTGGCGTGCCACTGGACATCGGCACCTCGCTGCGCCCCGGCACCCGCTTTGGCCCCCGCGAAATCCGCGCCGAATCAGTGATGATCCGCCCCTACAACATGGCCACCGGGGCAGCGCCTTTCGACTCACTGTCGGTGGCCGATATCGGCGACGTGGCGATCAACACCTTCAACCTGCTGGATGCGGTACGCATCATCGAAGAGTCTTACGACGAAATCCTCGAACACGACGTGATCCCGCTGACCCTGGGCGGTGACCACACCATCACCTTGCCGATTCTGCGGGCGATCCATAAAAAACACGGCAAGGTCGGCCTGGTGCATATCGATGCCCACGCTGATGTGAACGACCACATGTTCGGCGAGAAAATCGCTCACGGCACCACCTTCCGCCGCGCTGTGGAAGAAGGCCTGCTGGACTGTGACCGGGTCGTGCAGATCGGCCTGCGCGCCCAGGGCTATACCGCCGAAGATTTCAACTGGAGCCGCAACCAGGGCTTTCGCGTGGTACAGGCCGAAGAGTGCTGGCACAAATCCCTGGCACCGCTGATGGCCGAAGTGCGCGAGAAAGTCGGTAATGGCCCGGTGTACCTGAGTTTTGATATCGACGGCATCGATCCCGCATGGGCGCCCGGCACCGGCACCCCGGAAATCGGCGGCCTGACCACCATCCAGGCGATTGAAGTGATCCGCGGTTGTCAGGGCCTCGACCTGGTCGGCTGCGATCTGGTAGAGGTCTCGCCGCCCTATGACACAACCGGCAATACCTCACTGCTGGGCGCCAATCTGCTCTACGAAATGCTCTGTGTGCTACCCGGCGTCGTGCACCGATAAGGACATCTGCGCGACCCCCTTAAAACGGTGTCGCGCCCCGTGACCAGGGTCTGTTGACGTTTCGTTGTGAGCCGCGTCGCTGGGTCGATAGCCCATGTGACGCAGGGCGGCGTTGCTCGCAGCTCATTTGGAACAACCAAACCACGCTGCTCGCGCCTAGCCCTGCGCCACATGGGCTATCGGCGCGGCCACAACGAAACGTCAACAGACCCTAGCTGCATCCATAAAAAAAATAATCGGAGATTCGCCATCATGGCTTTAGATCTACTGGTCGTCCTTATTTACGCAGCGGCAATGCTCGTGCTGGGTTACTACGGCATGCGCAAGGCAAAAACCCACGAAGACTATCTGGTTGCCGGGCGCAACCTGGGCCCCACTCTGTACATGGGCACCATGGCGGCAACCGTGCTGGGCGGCGCTTCAACCGTCGGCACGGTGCGTCTTGGGTATGTACACGGGATTTCCGGCTTTTGGCTGTGTGCCGCGCTGGGTTGCGGGATCATCGCGCTGAACCTGTTCCTGGCCAAGCCGCTGCTCAAGCTGAAAATCTTCACCGTCACCCAGGTGCTGGAGAAGCGTTACAACCCGATGGCACGCCAGGCCAGCGCGGTGATCATGCTGGCCTACGCACTGATGATTGGCGTGACCTCTATCCTGGCCATCGGCACGGTGCTGGAAGTGCTGTTCGACCTGCCATTCTGGATCTCGGTGCTGCTCGGCGGCGGCGTAGTCGTGGTGTATTCGACCATCGGCGGCATGTGGTCGCTGACCCTGACCGATATCGTGCAATTTGCGATCAAGACCATCGGCCTGATGTTCGTGCTGCTACCTATCTGCCTGTACCGCGTCGGTGGCTGGGACGAACTGGTGAGCAAGCTGCCTGCGTCGAGCTTCAGCTTCACCAGCATCGGCTGGGACACGATCATCACTTACTTCTTGATCTACTTCTTCGGCATCCTGATCGGCCAGGACATCTGGCAACGGGTATTCACCGCAAAAACCGCCAAAGTAGCCAAGTACGCGGGCACGTTCGCCGGTCTCTACTGCATCCTCTACGGCCTGACCTGCGCCCTGATCGGCATGGCGGCGCATGTGCTGCTGCCGGACCTGGACAACGTCAACAACGCATTCGCCGCGATCGTTAAAGTTTCGCTGCCGGACGGCATTCGCGGGCTGGTGATTGCCGCGGCCCTGGCGGCCATGATGTCGACCGCCAGCGCAGGCTTGCTGGCAGCCTCCACGGTGCTGACTGAAGACCTGCTGCCCAGGTTGCGCGGCGGCAAGCAGTCGAGCCTCAACATCAACCGCCTGTTCACCTTGCTGACGGGGTTTGCCGTGCTGGGGATCGCACTGGTGGTCAACGATGTGATCAGCGCCCTCACCCTGGCCTATAACCTGCTGGTCGGCGGCATGCTGGTGCCATTGATCGGGGCGATTTTCTGGAAGCGCGCCACCACCGCAGGCGCCATTACCAGCATGGCGCTGGGGTTTATCACGGCACTGGGGTTCATGTTCAAGGACGGTCTGGAAGCCAACACGCCGATTTACTTCAGCCTGGCAGTGGCATTGATCAGCTTTGTCGTAGTCAGCCTGCTGGATCGGCGGCCAACACCGGTGGCCAGCATCGCCTGACAAACGCTTGCTTCTCCGGGTGCGGCGTCACATGCCGTACCCGATTTTTTAGAAATGCCCCGCTGTCTCTACCGATTCATACAGACCAGAACACCAATACCCCGCCACTACAGCGCTTTATCGCTGCCAGCCAAACAGACCTTCAAACTACTCTTCAAAAGCGGTGACATGGGATGTCTCGGTATATTGGGGCCGACACTGAGCTCCACTCGATCAGCCAGTGCATCCTCTACAGGTATGGATGATGTGAAGTGCGAAGCTCGAATTACGGAGAAAACAGACACCGCTCCGCTCGATTACAGCGTGCGCTACACCATGGGCTAACAGGCCCGGAAGGGAGGGGGGCAGTTCACACTGCCCTTTCTTTCACGCAACAGCAGCTTCTACCGGCCAGAAGCAGAAGAAACAGGACAGCCACCTGCGCACGGCGCAAGCATGCATGCCTTAACGTCGACGTTGCGGACGACGACGCGGATCCTGGACAGGAATAGGCACGGGTTGCAGTGGCGGCTCGATCAGGCCAAGTGCAACACCAACGTCATGGAGCCAGGTTTGCAGTTTGTCTTTCATATTTCCCCCTTGGGGTCACTCTGGCGACGGGAATTCTGTAGTCGCTTCACACAGATAATAGTCCTAAGTCCTACGCAATGCTTGCCTAAGGTCAATGAACTTTAGGCTAATCTCGTACAAATATGACTCAAGCCGAGACCTGAAGTTTCGTCAACAGAGGGCTGTTTAACGCCGACGGCGTCTGCTGCAGCTCTATCCACGCATTCAGGTTGGCGCCCATCATGCCTTTTCGCCACATCAGCCATGTTGAAGCGTTGGCAAAAGGTTGTTGCAAGGCATGTATGCCGACGCTTTCACGCCCCGGCAAACTGGCCAGCATGGACGCAGGCATCAGCGCCACGCCAGATCCGGCAACCACACATGCCAGCATGCCCTGGTAGGACTCAATCTCCATCACCCGCCCCATAGCGGCGCGATCACTGGCGTACCAGGCTTCAAGCCGGGCCCGGTACGAGCAGCCTTGTCGAAAGGTAAACACCTCCCTGCCCTGCACGTCCCGAGCGCGGGTAATCGGCGGATGATCCAGATCGCTGATCAGCACCAGGCTTTCTTCGCAGAACACCACCCCATCCAGCCCTGCCAGTTCCAGCGGCCCATCCACTAGCGCAGCGTCCAGACGCCCGGTCAGCAACCCTTCGAGCAGCTCGCCGCTCGGTGCCGACTGCACGTTCAGGTTCACCCCCGGGTAGGTGCGGTGATAGCGCGCCAGCAACGCGGGCAGATGAATCGCCGCAGTGCTGTACATCGTGCCCAGAGTGAATTTGCCTGACGGCACACCGCCCTGCACCGCCCCCAGCGCTTCATCGTGCAGCGCAAACAGCCGCGCGGTGTAGTCCAGCAACACCTGGCCCGCCGGGGACAGCTGCAGGCGCTGGCGTTCACGCACAAACAACTCGACGCCCATCTGCTCTTCAAGTTGCTTGAGCCGGGTCGACAGATTGGACGGCACTCGATGCAGTCGCTCAGCCGCACGGGTGATCGATCCTTCTTCGGCCACGGCCTGAAAAATTCGTAACTGGCTGAACTCCACGCCATTCTCCAAAACAGAACAAGTCGCTCACTATTATTCATTTTTAAGGAATGTCAATT
This genomic stretch from Pseudomonas deceptionensis harbors:
- the ptrR gene encoding putrescine utilization regulator PtrR, with translation MEFSQLRIFQAVAEEGSITRAAERLHRVPSNLSTRLKQLEEQMGVELFVRERQRLQLSPAGQVLLDYTARLFALHDEALGAVQGGVPSGKFTLGTMYSTAAIHLPALLARYHRTYPGVNLNVQSAPSGELLEGLLTGRLDAALVDGPLELAGLDGVVFCEESLVLISDLDHPPITRARDVQGREVFTFRQGCSYRARLEAWYASDRAAMGRVMEIESYQGMLACVVAGSGVALMPASMLASLPGRESVGIHALQQPFANASTWLMWRKGMMGANLNAWIELQQTPSALNSPLLTKLQVSA
- a CDS encoding PA1414 family protein; protein product: MKDKLQTWLHDVGVALGLIEPPLQPVPIPVQDPRRRPQRRR
- a CDS encoding tRNA-uridine aminocarboxypropyltransferase gives rise to the protein MSRAQCPRCLRPQTHCLCELIPQLESRTRVLLLQHPSEVNHALNTARLAALGLTNAELRVGEVFEDLATLLNPPGYRARLLFPGEGAQLITAHAPLGDDLPLLLVVPDGTWRKARKLLHLNPLLAQLPRITLPEGAVSRYRLRKAPGPGALSTLEAIVQALEVLEPATSFAPLLRPFEALIEGQIEAMGADTYLKNHGRPQDL
- a CDS encoding sodium:solute symporter gives rise to the protein MALDLLVVLIYAAAMLVLGYYGMRKAKTHEDYLVAGRNLGPTLYMGTMAATVLGGASTVGTVRLGYVHGISGFWLCAALGCGIIALNLFLAKPLLKLKIFTVTQVLEKRYNPMARQASAVIMLAYALMIGVTSILAIGTVLEVLFDLPFWISVLLGGGVVVVYSTIGGMWSLTLTDIVQFAIKTIGLMFVLLPICLYRVGGWDELVSKLPASSFSFTSIGWDTIITYFLIYFFGILIGQDIWQRVFTAKTAKVAKYAGTFAGLYCILYGLTCALIGMAAHVLLPDLDNVNNAFAAIVKVSLPDGIRGLVIAAALAAMMSTASAGLLAASTVLTEDLLPRLRGGKQSSLNINRLFTLLTGFAVLGIALVVNDVISALTLAYNLLVGGMLVPLIGAIFWKRATTAGAITSMALGFITALGFMFKDGLEANTPIYFSLAVALISFVVVSLLDRRPTPVASIA
- a CDS encoding LysR family transcriptional regulator, yielding MASALPDLKLLRIFASVVRHQGFANAQQALNLSTSAISTYMSQLEANLGLVLCHRGRGGFSLTSKGELFHQETLRLLGELEGFEQYAAALKGELRGTLNLGVIDSTVSDKALPFAEAIGAYSQEHPAVHLHLSVMSPYELQLGVQDNRLDLAIGAFSTRMSGLVYQPLYREQHWLYCSARHPLFSERRIPEQVITQQRMVGRGYWSQAELARHGFKHSAATVDSMEAQLILVLSGAYIGYLPEHYAEPWVEKGDLRVLLPATFGYQAPFSMIVRRGRSREPLIQTFRDLLKAQLNQP
- the speB gene encoding agmatinase yields the protein MDKILHQPLGGNEMPRFAGIATMLRLPHLQSAKGLDAAFIGVPLDIGTSLRPGTRFGPREIRAESVMIRPYNMATGAAPFDSLSVADIGDVAINTFNLLDAVRIIEESYDEILEHDVIPLTLGGDHTITLPILRAIHKKHGKVGLVHIDAHADVNDHMFGEKIAHGTTFRRAVEEGLLDCDRVVQIGLRAQGYTAEDFNWSRNQGFRVVQAEECWHKSLAPLMAEVREKVGNGPVYLSFDIDGIDPAWAPGTGTPEIGGLTTIQAIEVIRGCQGLDLVGCDLVEVSPPYDTTGNTSLLGANLLYEMLCVLPGVVHR